The Geotalea uraniireducens Rf4 genome window below encodes:
- the pnp gene encoding polyribonucleotide nucleotidyltransferase, translating into METKVQVEFGGRTITIETGKMAKQASGAVVVSSGDTMVLVTAVATKTAKEGQDFFPLTVNYQEKAYAGGKIPGGFFKREARPSDNETLTCRLIDRPIRPLFPENFLNDTQIMATVVSADKDNDPGILSMVGASAALMVSDIPFQGPIAGVKVGRVDGRFIANPTADEMEKSDIEIVVAASKDAVIMVEGSAAEVSEEDMLEAIFFGHAAIQPLLAAQEELCSKAGVAKREVPPPAVNEELKANVKDIAYARMKEAVRIKSKVERHNSIDAISAETLAALATEFEGCDKQIKAFLGDFEYELVREHILKDGERIDGRDTKTIRQITTEVSLLPRAHGSALFTRGETQSLVAATLGTSIDEQRIDSLFGESKKRFLLHYNFPPFSVGETSFRLGPGRREIGHGMLAERALARVLPKHDDFPYTIRIVSDILESNGSSSMASVCGGSMSMMDAGIPIKAPVAGIAMGLIKEGEDFAILSDILGDEDHLGDMDFKVAGTAEGVTALQMDIKIGGVTREIMGIALKQALEGRLHILGRMADTIKTSKSDLSTYAPRITTIYVKTDKIRDVIGSGGKNIRGITEATGVTIDIDDTGKINIASTDKAACDLAIKMIRDLTAEAEEGKLYMGLVKKVMEFGAFVEIFPGTDGLVHISELDTERVKNVTDILKEGDKVLVKCIGIDKQGKIKLSRKEALGATLPE; encoded by the coding sequence ATGGAAACTAAAGTACAGGTGGAATTTGGTGGCAGGACGATAACCATAGAAACCGGGAAAATGGCCAAGCAGGCAAGCGGCGCAGTCGTTGTTAGCAGCGGCGACACGATGGTGCTGGTGACTGCTGTGGCGACAAAAACCGCCAAAGAAGGTCAGGATTTTTTCCCATTAACTGTTAACTATCAGGAAAAGGCTTATGCCGGCGGGAAGATCCCCGGCGGGTTTTTCAAGCGCGAGGCTCGTCCGTCAGATAATGAAACACTGACATGCAGGCTTATTGACAGGCCGATCAGGCCTTTGTTCCCTGAAAACTTTCTTAATGACACCCAGATAATGGCTACTGTCGTTTCAGCCGACAAGGATAATGATCCTGGCATTCTGTCGATGGTCGGCGCTTCGGCTGCTCTTATGGTTTCCGATATTCCGTTTCAGGGGCCGATAGCTGGTGTGAAAGTCGGCAGGGTGGATGGCAGATTCATCGCCAATCCCACAGCTGATGAGATGGAAAAAAGCGACATCGAAATCGTCGTTGCTGCAAGCAAAGACGCAGTTATCATGGTTGAAGGGAGCGCAGCAGAGGTTTCTGAGGAAGATATGCTTGAGGCGATTTTCTTCGGTCATGCTGCAATCCAGCCACTTCTCGCAGCCCAGGAAGAGCTGTGCAGCAAAGCCGGCGTGGCCAAGCGCGAAGTTCCTCCTCCTGCTGTCAATGAAGAATTGAAGGCGAACGTGAAGGACATTGCCTACGCACGGATGAAAGAAGCAGTAAGGATCAAGTCCAAGGTCGAGCGTCACAACTCCATAGATGCTATCTCCGCGGAAACCCTTGCTGCGCTTGCAACGGAATTTGAGGGATGCGACAAGCAAATTAAAGCGTTTCTCGGCGATTTTGAATATGAACTGGTCCGTGAACATATTCTCAAGGACGGTGAGCGTATTGATGGCCGTGATACGAAGACGATCAGGCAGATTACCACAGAGGTTAGCCTGCTTCCGAGGGCTCACGGTTCTGCGCTCTTTACCAGGGGCGAGACCCAGTCTCTCGTTGCTGCCACTTTGGGTACCTCTATTGACGAACAAAGGATTGATTCACTTTTTGGCGAAAGCAAAAAACGTTTTCTTCTACATTACAATTTCCCGCCATTTTCAGTCGGCGAGACAAGCTTCCGTCTTGGTCCCGGCCGTCGCGAAATCGGTCACGGCATGTTAGCCGAAAGAGCTTTGGCGAGAGTATTGCCGAAACATGACGATTTCCCTTACACGATCAGGATCGTCTCTGATATTCTGGAAAGTAACGGGTCTTCATCCATGGCTTCCGTATGTGGCGGTTCCATGTCGATGATGGATGCGGGTATCCCGATCAAAGCGCCAGTGGCGGGTATTGCAATGGGGCTTATCAAGGAAGGTGAAGATTTTGCGATCCTTTCCGATATCCTTGGTGATGAGGACCATTTAGGCGACATGGACTTCAAGGTGGCGGGAACAGCTGAAGGTGTTACCGCTCTGCAAATGGATATCAAGATTGGCGGCGTAACTCGTGAAATCATGGGCATTGCCCTTAAACAGGCCCTTGAAGGGAGATTACATATACTTGGTCGGATGGCGGATACTATTAAAACTTCTAAGTCCGACCTTTCTACCTACGCGCCGCGTATAACCACGATCTATGTCAAAACTGACAAGATTCGTGACGTCATCGGCTCAGGCGGCAAGAACATCCGCGGCATTACTGAGGCTACCGGCGTTACCATCGATATTGACGACACCGGTAAGATCAACATCGCCAGCACCGATAAGGCAGCTTGTGACTTGGCCATCAAGATGATCAGAGATTTGACTGCCGAGGCTGAAGAAGGCAAACTATACATGGGCCTGGTGAAGAAGGTTATGGAATTCGGTGCTTTTGTTGAAATATTCCCAGGAACCGACGGCCTTGTGCATATTTCCGAATTGGATACGGAACGAGTTAAAAATGTTACCGATATCCTCAAGGAAGGTGACAAAGTACTCGTGAAGTGCATTGGCATCGATAAGCAAGGCAAGATAAAACTATCCCGTAAAGAGGCGTTGGGCGCCACGCTTCCTGAATAA
- a CDS encoding M16 family metallopeptidase, with amino-acid sequence MINKTILDNGIRVISEALPHANSVSIGIWVANGSRHERRESNGVAHFIEHLLFKGTSRRTALDIAREIDSVGGILNAFTSREYVCYYAKVLDKFLPKAVDILVDIFHNSLFDPEEIEKERKVVLQEISMMEDNPDDSIHDLFHQHFWKGHPLGMSILGDQESVSSLSRDKIVGYKNHMYRADDIIITAAGKVDHQDLLDLIGKLLPDVPQGSGKVACQNPVYEKRIELIGKELEQVHMCLGVKGLPQHHSQRYEAFIMNTILGGSMSSRLFQEVREKQGLAYSVYSYMASHVDAGSLVVYAGSGQEHFTEVLEITVRELMRLKKEPISLLELDSAREQLKGNLILSLESSDNRMSKLAKNEIYFGGYQPLEEITAGFDRVTSESIMQLSSELLDDNYLTLVLLGKLGNTRFALSDISLQ; translated from the coding sequence ATGATTAACAAAACAATCTTAGACAATGGGATACGTGTTATATCCGAAGCACTTCCCCATGCCAATTCAGTTTCAATCGGAATCTGGGTAGCCAACGGCTCCCGCCATGAACGGCGGGAGTCGAATGGCGTTGCCCACTTCATAGAACACCTCCTCTTCAAGGGAACATCTCGTCGCACTGCATTGGACATTGCCAGGGAGATAGACTCCGTCGGCGGCATCCTCAACGCGTTTACCAGTCGCGAGTACGTTTGTTATTATGCAAAGGTGCTCGACAAGTTCCTTCCCAAGGCTGTAGATATTCTTGTGGACATATTCCACAATTCCCTTTTTGACCCTGAAGAAATCGAGAAGGAACGCAAGGTTGTCCTCCAGGAAATAAGCATGATGGAGGATAATCCTGATGATTCCATCCATGACCTGTTTCACCAGCATTTCTGGAAAGGTCATCCGTTGGGCATGTCGATACTGGGTGACCAAGAGAGTGTATCCAGTCTTTCCCGTGACAAAATAGTCGGTTATAAAAACCACATGTACCGTGCGGATGATATCATCATCACCGCTGCCGGCAAGGTAGATCATCAGGACCTCCTTGATCTGATAGGTAAGCTATTACCTGATGTGCCCCAGGGGAGTGGCAAGGTGGCTTGTCAGAACCCGGTTTATGAAAAGCGGATTGAATTGATCGGCAAAGAGTTGGAACAGGTGCATATGTGTCTGGGGGTAAAGGGACTACCGCAACATCATTCCCAGCGTTATGAGGCGTTCATCATGAATACTATCCTGGGGGGGAGCATGAGCTCACGCCTCTTTCAGGAGGTTCGCGAGAAGCAAGGACTTGCCTACTCGGTATATTCTTATATGGCATCTCATGTCGACGCCGGTTCCTTGGTCGTCTACGCCGGTTCCGGTCAGGAACATTTCACTGAGGTTTTGGAAATTACTGTCCGTGAGTTGATGCGTCTTAAAAAGGAACCGATATCACTGTTAGAGCTTGATTCCGCTCGCGAGCAGCTTAAGGGGAACCTTATCTTGTCGTTGGAAAGTAGCGATAACCGCATGTCCAAACTGGCGAAAAATGAAATTTATTTCGGTGGTTATCAGCCGTTGGAGGAAATAACGGCCGGCTTTGATCGAGTAACTTCAGAATCAATTATGCAACTCAGCTCCGAATTGCTTGATGACAACTATCTGACGCTTGTTCTGCTGGGGAAATTGGGTAATACCCGGTTTGCTTTATCAGACATATCACTACAATAA
- the dut gene encoding dUTP diphosphatase encodes MHTINVKIKRIRHDGTNPLPQYMTLHAAGMDLSACLSEDLVLKPGARTLVPTGIAIELPEGYEAQIRPRSGLALKHGVTLVNSPGTIDADYRGEIGVIIINHGEEPFIIKNQERIAQMVFAPFIRAIFEEAAELGDTQRGAGGFGHTGR; translated from the coding sequence ATGCACACTATTAATGTAAAGATAAAACGTATTCGTCATGACGGAACAAATCCGCTGCCTCAATATATGACCCTTCATGCGGCCGGTATGGATCTTTCTGCCTGTTTGAGTGAAGACCTGGTTTTGAAGCCGGGAGCCAGGACACTTGTGCCGACAGGTATCGCCATTGAACTTCCCGAAGGATATGAGGCCCAGATAAGACCGCGAAGCGGCCTTGCTCTGAAGCATGGCGTTACGCTCGTCAATTCTCCAGGTACCATTGATGCTGATTATCGGGGTGAAATAGGAGTGATTATCATAAATCATGGGGAAGAGCCATTTATCATAAAAAATCAGGAACGGATTGCCCAGATGGTTTTTGCCCCCTTTATCAGGGCGATTTTTGAAGAAGCTGCCGAACTGGGAGATACTCAACGCGGAGCAGGCGGTTTTGGTCATACGGGCAGGTAA
- a CDS encoding aminopeptidase: MKDPRVRQLAEVLVNYSTGVKKGDVVLISASGMESVPLVKELYALCLERGAKYVEYDFTIPDINRYFYNKASKEQISYFPQHKLDLMKKVDVYIALSAADNSMVMAQADQTKMIAYSKVIRPIIDWRVKNTRWVITRFPTHGAAQEAKMSLDEYEDYLYSACCIDWHAESRKQEKLKKLMDKADRVKIKASDTDLTFSIKGLPGIKCDGRFNIPDGEVFTAPVKDSVEGYITYNCPTVYQGKEFNNVRLEFKKGKIVKASAPGMDDALNSILDTDEGARYVGEFAVGVNPNIRVPMRNILFDEKIFGSIHFTPGQCYDECDNGNRSAVHWDMVKILNGDGELWFDEHIIQKDGRFVHKDLLELNPSDQ; the protein is encoded by the coding sequence ATGAAAGATCCACGTGTACGACAGCTAGCAGAAGTACTGGTAAATTATTCCACCGGCGTTAAAAAAGGCGATGTTGTCTTGATCTCGGCGTCAGGGATGGAATCTGTTCCTCTTGTCAAAGAGTTGTACGCTCTCTGCCTGGAAAGGGGAGCCAAATATGTGGAGTATGACTTCACGATACCTGATATCAACCGTTATTTTTATAATAAGGCTTCGAAAGAGCAAATCTCCTATTTCCCTCAACACAAGCTTGACTTGATGAAAAAAGTCGATGTATATATCGCTCTTTCCGCCGCAGATAATTCCATGGTGATGGCCCAGGCGGATCAGACAAAAATGATCGCTTATTCAAAGGTTATCCGGCCAATTATCGACTGGCGCGTAAAAAATACACGGTGGGTCATCACCCGTTTTCCGACACATGGTGCAGCTCAAGAGGCCAAGATGAGTCTGGATGAGTATGAAGACTACCTCTATTCTGCCTGCTGCATAGACTGGCACGCCGAATCCCGTAAACAGGAAAAGTTGAAAAAGCTGATGGATAAAGCCGATCGAGTGAAGATCAAGGCGTCTGATACTGATCTGACCTTCAGTATCAAGGGACTTCCCGGCATTAAATGCGATGGTCGCTTCAATATTCCTGATGGTGAGGTCTTTACGGCACCCGTAAAAGATTCCGTCGAAGGTTATATAACCTATAATTGCCCTACGGTCTACCAAGGTAAAGAGTTCAACAATGTACGTCTTGAGTTTAAGAAAGGCAAGATTGTCAAGGCGTCAGCGCCGGGTATGGATGATGCGCTCAACAGTATTCTCGATACTGATGAGGGGGCCCGTTATGTTGGAGAATTTGCTGTCGGGGTGAACCCTAATATTCGTGTTCCGATGCGCAACATTCTTTTTGACGAAAAGATCTTCGGCTCCATCCATTTTACGCCTGGCCAGTGTTATGATGAGTGTGATAATGGCAACCGCTCCGCAGTTCATTGGGATATGGTTAAAATCCTCAACGGAGATGGTGAGTTATGGTTTGATGAACACATCATTCAGAAAGATGGGCGATTTGTCCATAAAGACCTTCTGGAACTGAATCCGAGTGATCAGTGA
- a CDS encoding L-threonylcarbamoyladenylate synthase, which produces MLLEINPQNPQPRLVAQVVEVLNKGGVVAYPTDTTYGIGCSIFNKRGIERIYSIKQREKKKPFSFICADLSDIARYAKVSNYAFKLMKRLLPGPYTFVLDATSVVPDLLMTKQKTVGIRIPANKICLAVVKQLGHPIVTTSANLSGEEPIGDPFQVESYLGKLIDLTIDGGILSADVSSVVSLIGDVPEVLRKGVGDVSWCG; this is translated from the coding sequence ATGCTGCTCGAAATTAACCCGCAGAATCCGCAACCGCGACTAGTTGCCCAGGTTGTTGAAGTTCTTAACAAGGGAGGGGTGGTTGCTTATCCCACAGATACCACCTATGGCATAGGATGCAGTATATTTAACAAGCGTGGTATTGAGCGGATTTATTCAATCAAGCAGCGGGAAAAGAAAAAACCCTTTTCTTTTATTTGCGCCGATCTCTCGGATATAGCCCGCTACGCTAAGGTAAGTAATTACGCCTTTAAATTAATGAAACGACTGTTACCCGGTCCCTATACGTTCGTTCTCGACGCAACCAGCGTTGTTCCTGATCTGCTTATGACAAAACAGAAAACCGTTGGAATACGTATCCCTGCAAACAAGATCTGTCTTGCTGTTGTTAAGCAGCTGGGTCACCCGATAGTTACCACAAGCGCCAATCTTTCCGGTGAGGAGCCGATCGGTGACCCTTTTCAAGTGGAAAGCTATCTGGGGAAGCTCATTGATCTTACCATCGATGGTGGGATACTGTCTGCTGATGTAAGCTCGGTCGTGAGCCTGATCGGTGATGTTCCGGAGGTACTCCGTAAAGGGGTCGGGGATGTAAGCTGGTGTGGGTGA